One window from the genome of Mangifera indica cultivar Alphonso unplaced genomic scaffold, CATAS_Mindica_2.1 Un_0021, whole genome shotgun sequence encodes:
- the LOC123205988 gene encoding proline-, glutamic acid- and leucine-rich protein 1-like — MSVLDNLKDMYDVKLKQRMLRTIIREQFSDEDHPGRLPSGLTKLISLVRTHKLLSESFDDSVDKKLVESWKSAVDEWLHAVLSLVSSNMSNKCWTGICLLGVTCQECGVDRFLASFSVWFDNIYSHIQPPAESQFVRVASLNTLSDLLSRLEGLPNVKRDGSSLAGKLIQPLLRLLNEDDSEAVWEGAVHLLCTILTSFPASFHHFHENAEAAIVSKLISGSCSFNMMKKLAYCLALLPKSKGDDHSWCLMMQKILLLINVQLNDFFQGFEEETKGSEVVRALVSPGKDPPPPLGGLTLLGEALDKARKQLPISTISVLILSCCMMLTSPYPVQVTVPIVPLLALVHRVIMVDGSVSRVALPFMTEMQQEFVCSELTSLHLCSLDLLTAIIEGTRSQLLPHAAYIVRLVKQYFKRCTLPELRIKLYSITKSMVLYMGVGMALYLRQEVVDYAFVDLHPVDDDSGITVSIPNSKAASLAVVQSNHRKRKHGTTGSFEQKNDKIGFELVSPKKRQQSPISLKIAAVKAIEVLLSVDGGLRSESWRPKVDFLLISLATDCCKEGWSNGEKSTSSPNGPTVTLAELQLSALRALLASLLSPSRGRPPYLARALELFHRGKQEAGTKLAAFCAHALLTLEVLVHPRDLPMECFPASNFNSLDKVSNRFPESVYSGGQNHNTLS, encoded by the exons ATGTCCGTTTTAGACAACTTGAAAGACATGTACGATGTCAAATTGAAGCAACGGATGCTCAGAACTATCATCAGAGAACAGTTTTCGGACGAAGATCATCCCGGTCGGCTCCCCTCCGGGCTCACAAAACTCATCTCCCTCGTCCGAACTCACAAACTCTTATCGGAATCCTTCGATGATTCGGTAGATAAAAAGCTCGTTGAGAGCTGGAAATCTGCCGTTGATGAATGGCTCCACGCCGTGCTCAGCCTTGTTTCCTCCAATATG TCTAATAAATGTTGGACAGGAATCTGTTTGCTTGGGGTGACTTGTCAAGAATGTGGAGTTGACCGTTTCCTGGCATCATTCTCAGTTTGGTTCGACAATATTTATTCACACATTCAG CCACCAGCAGAATCTCAGTTTGTTAGGGTGGCTTCTCTTAACACATTGTCAGATCTATTATCAAG ACTGGAAGGATTACCTAATGTAAAGAGAGATGGGAGTTCCCTTGCTGGTAAACTTATTCAACCGCTTCTGAGGCTGTTAAATGAAGATGATTCAGAAGCTGTTTGG GAAGGAGCAGTTCATTTGTTATGTACCATATTAACTTCCTTTCCAGCTTcttttcatcactttcatgagAAT GCTGAAGCTGCCATTGTGTCCAAACTTATTTCAGGAAGCTGCAGCTTCAATATGATGAAG AAACTGGCATATTGTCTAGCATTACTCCCAAAATCAAAAGGAGATGATCATAGCTGGTGCTTGATGATGCAAAAGATCTTGTTATTGATTAATGTTCAACTAAACGATTTCTTCCAAGGTTTTGAAGAAG AAACTAAAGGTTCTGAAGTTGTCAGAGCATTGGTTTCTCCAGGAAAAGATCCCCCACCTCCCTTAGGAGGTCTTACATTGTTAGGCGAGGCCTTAGACAAGGCAAGAAAGCAATTGCCAATATCCACCATCTCTGTGCTGATACTATCTTGTTGTATGATGCTTACAAGCCCATATCCTGTTCAG GTGACCGTTCCTATTGTTCCATTATTAGCCCTTGTTCATAGGGTGATCATGGTTGATGGCTCTGTTTCACGTGTTGCATTGCCCTTTATGACCGAAATGCAACAAGAATTTGTTTGTTCAGAACTTACATCACTGCACTTGTGCAGTTTGGACTTACTAACTGCAATAATTGAGGGCACACGCAG TCAACTATTACCACATGCTGCCTATATTGTGCGACTTGTTAAACAGTACTTTAAGAGATGTACATTGCCAGAGTTAAGGATAAAGTTATACTCAATCACAAAATCAATGGTGTTATATATGGGTGTTG GAATGGCACTATACCTCAGACAGGAAGTAGTTGACTATGCATTTGTTGATTTGCATCCGGTTGATGATGACAGTGGCATCACAGTTTCTATTCCAAATTCGAAAGCTGCTTCTTTAGCAGTGGTGCAATCTAATCATAGGAAAAGGAAGCATGGTACCACTGGATCTTTTGAacagaaaaatgacaaaattggtTTTGAATTGGTATCACCAAAAAAACGCCAACAATCTCCTATATCTCTGAAGATTGCTGCAGTTAAGGCAATAGAAGTTCTTCTAAGTGTG GATGGCGGTTTGAGATCAGAGTCCTGGCGACCGAAAGTggattttcttttgatttcatTAGCAACCGATTGTTGTAAAGAGGGGTGGAGCAATGGGGAGAAGAGTACTTCCTCTCCCAATGGTCCAACTGTCACTTTGGCAGAGTTGCAGCTTTCAGCATTGCGTGCACTTTTGGCGTCTCTTCTTTCCCCATCTCGTGGCCGTCCCCCATATTTAGCCCGGGCACTAGAGCTTTTCCATAGAG GAAAACAAGAAGCTGGAACAAAGCTTGCTGCATTTTGTGCCCATGCTCTTTTAACCTTGGAGGTGCTTGTACATCCTAGGGACCTTCCAATGGAATGCTTTCCTGCTTCAAATTTTAACTCTCTTGATAAAGTTAGCAACAGATTCCCAGAAAGTGTATACTCAGGTGGTCAGAATCACAACACTCTGTCCTGA